A single Augochlora pura isolate Apur16 chromosome 2, APUR_v2.2.1, whole genome shotgun sequence DNA region contains:
- the Aif gene encoding apoptosis inducing factor isoform X2, whose amino-acid sequence MLSCIRIVGRFPKLTRHSRVKHFGPLKYFGVVNVNNLWYSNNACDKKPYKSPGTTIKPEECVPEICGKPLDSEKCNDKPPSPPYWKILAALLIAGVTIYAISSTLPATKKSESGKDVSTKKKDGRRHRRSLEKMKSPPNSSIIPKEVPYLLIGGGTAAFSAFRSIKSRDPKAKVLVIMEENGFPYMRPPLSKELWYNTDRTASEQLVFTQWNGTQRSIYYEPNEFYTNVDHLVESDKGGVAIAAGWKVTKIDVQNKTVTLDDGYEIKYDKCLIATGASPKQLPVFESIEDELQDKIITFRTKEDFLVLEDSVHNPKYKNIVIVGGGFLGSELACSLARNLPEDKTVYQIYKEKFIMDQVLPQYLSEWATKKAMLEGVQCISSSEVVDYCYKNGKLSLILSEGNTIDADQVIVAVGVEPNTDLAASSHLETDPIIGGFLVNAELEARSNLWVAGDAACFYDIKLGRRRVEHHDHAVVSGRLAGENMTGAGKPYLHQSMFWSDLGTEVGYEALGIVDSSLPTVGVFAKSSNSNSSTPVSSSNDPEHSLQKKTLSSTQSSVKSELVTQKVESSDQQASSIEAETDKSECDDSKLVTAEESKKENNFGKGVIFYLRDDIVVGIVLWNLFNRMSIARQVLARGTKYDDLNEVAKLFTIHDN is encoded by the exons ATTTCCAAAACTCACAAGACATTCACGAGTTAAACATTTTGGtcctttaaaatatttcg GAGTTgtcaatgttaataatttatggtaCAGTAACAATGCATGTGATAAAAAACCATACAAGTCTCCAGGCACCACTATTAAACCTGAAGAATGTGTACCCGAAA TTTGCGGTAAACCACTGGATTCAGAGAAGTGTAATGATAAACCACCATCACCACCTTATTGGAAGATATTAGCAGCATTACTTATAGCCGGAGTTACAATATATGCG ATATCTTCTACATTACCTGCCACAAAGAAATCTGAATCTGGAAAGGATGTAAGTACGA AAAAGAAGGATGGAAGAAGACATAGAAGATCGTTGGAAAAAATGAAGTCACCACCTAATTCCTCTATAATTCCCAAAGAAGTTCCTTATCTTTTAATAGGAGGTGGAACTGCTGCATTTTCTGCATTTAGATCAATTAAATCTAGAGATCCTAAAGCTAAG GTATTAGTAATAATGGAAGAAAATGGTTTTCCTTATATGAGACCCCCATTATCAAAAGAACTTTGGTACAATACAGATAGGACAGCAAGTGAACAGTTAGTTTTTACACAATGGAACGGCACACAAAGAAG TATATACTATGAGCCAAATGAGTTTTATACAAATGTCGACCATTTAGTAGAATCTGATAAAGGTGGTGTAGCTATTGCTGCAGGTTGGAAAgttacaaaaattgatgtgcaaaataaaactgtgACACTTGATGATggttatgaaataaaatatgataagtGTCTTATTGCAACTG GTGCTTCGCCCAAGCAACTTCCTGTCTTTGAATCCATTGAGGATGAACttcaagataaaattataacatttagaACAAAAGAAGATTTTCTTGTCTTGGAAGACAGTGTACATAATCctaagtataaaaatatagtaatagtcGGAGGAGGATTTCTTGGGTCGGAACTCGCTTGCTCATTAGCTCGTAATC TACCTGAAGACAAAACCGtgtatcaaatatataaagagaAGTTTATAATGGATCAAGTATTGCCACAATATTTAAGTGAATGGGCAACAAAGAAAGCAATGTTAGAAGGTGTTCAGTGCATTTCTAGTTCCGAAGTTGTAGATTATTGCTATAAGAATGGAAAATTGTCACTCATTCTTTCTGAAGGCAATACT ATTGATGCTGATCAAGTAATTGTAGCAGTAGGTGTGGAACCAAATACTGATTTAGCAGCGTCGTCGCATTTAGAAACAGATCCTATTATAGGTGGCTTCCTTGTAAATGCAGAGTTAGAAGCAAGAAGCAATCTTTGGGTTGCTGGAGATGCTGCTTGTTTTTATGACATTAAACTTGGTCGAAGGAGAGTAGAACATCATGATCATGCAGTAGTTTCAGGAAGATTAGCAGGTGAAAATATGACTGGTGCAG GAAAACCGTACCTACATCAATCAATGTTTTGGTCTGACTTGGGAACGGAAGTTGGTTATGAAGCCCTTGGCATTGTAGATTCATCACTACCAACTGTAGGCGTCTTTGCTAAATCATCAAATTCGAATAGTTCAACACCAGTGTCTAGTTCAAACGATCCAGAACACTCTTTGCAGAAAAAG ACGTTGAGCTCAACACAAAGCTCAGTAAAATCAGAATTAGTAACACAAAAAGTAGAGAGCAGCGATCAACAAGCGAGTTCAATAGAGGCTGAGACTGATAAATCAGAATGTGATGATTCAAAATTAGTCACAGCGGAGGAAtctaagaaagaaaataattttggaaaaggTGTTATCTTTTATCTAAGGGATGACATTGTGGTTGGAATAGTTCTTTGGAATCTTTTCAATCGAATGTCGATCGCTAGGCAG GTGCTTGCCAGAGGCACAAAATACGACGACTTAAATGAAGTAGCGAAACTGTTCACTATTCACGATAATTGA
- the Aif gene encoding apoptosis inducing factor isoform X1 → MLSCIRIVGRFPKLTRHSRVKHFGPLKYFGVVNVNNLWYSNNACDKKPYKSPGTTIKPEECVPESRYSQPKRTVPLCESYPNASCPPSCYEVCGKPLDSEKCNDKPPSPPYWKILAALLIAGVTIYAISSTLPATKKSESGKDVSTKKKDGRRHRRSLEKMKSPPNSSIIPKEVPYLLIGGGTAAFSAFRSIKSRDPKAKVLVIMEENGFPYMRPPLSKELWYNTDRTASEQLVFTQWNGTQRSIYYEPNEFYTNVDHLVESDKGGVAIAAGWKVTKIDVQNKTVTLDDGYEIKYDKCLIATGASPKQLPVFESIEDELQDKIITFRTKEDFLVLEDSVHNPKYKNIVIVGGGFLGSELACSLARNLPEDKTVYQIYKEKFIMDQVLPQYLSEWATKKAMLEGVQCISSSEVVDYCYKNGKLSLILSEGNTIDADQVIVAVGVEPNTDLAASSHLETDPIIGGFLVNAELEARSNLWVAGDAACFYDIKLGRRRVEHHDHAVVSGRLAGENMTGAGKPYLHQSMFWSDLGTEVGYEALGIVDSSLPTVGVFAKSSNSNSSTPVSSSNDPEHSLQKKTLSSTQSSVKSELVTQKVESSDQQASSIEAETDKSECDDSKLVTAEESKKENNFGKGVIFYLRDDIVVGIVLWNLFNRMSIARQVLARGTKYDDLNEVAKLFTIHDN, encoded by the exons ATTTCCAAAACTCACAAGACATTCACGAGTTAAACATTTTGGtcctttaaaatatttcg GAGTTgtcaatgttaataatttatggtaCAGTAACAATGCATGTGATAAAAAACCATACAAGTCTCCAGGCACCACTATTAAACCTGAAGAATGTGTACCCGAAAGTAGGTATTCACAACCAAAAAGAACCGTTCCTCTTTGTGAATCTTATCCTAATGCATCTTGTCCACCGTCTTGTTATGAAGTTTGCGGTAAACCACTGGATTCAGAGAAGTGTAATGATAAACCACCATCACCACCTTATTGGAAGATATTAGCAGCATTACTTATAGCCGGAGTTACAATATATGCG ATATCTTCTACATTACCTGCCACAAAGAAATCTGAATCTGGAAAGGATGTAAGTACGA AAAAGAAGGATGGAAGAAGACATAGAAGATCGTTGGAAAAAATGAAGTCACCACCTAATTCCTCTATAATTCCCAAAGAAGTTCCTTATCTTTTAATAGGAGGTGGAACTGCTGCATTTTCTGCATTTAGATCAATTAAATCTAGAGATCCTAAAGCTAAG GTATTAGTAATAATGGAAGAAAATGGTTTTCCTTATATGAGACCCCCATTATCAAAAGAACTTTGGTACAATACAGATAGGACAGCAAGTGAACAGTTAGTTTTTACACAATGGAACGGCACACAAAGAAG TATATACTATGAGCCAAATGAGTTTTATACAAATGTCGACCATTTAGTAGAATCTGATAAAGGTGGTGTAGCTATTGCTGCAGGTTGGAAAgttacaaaaattgatgtgcaaaataaaactgtgACACTTGATGATggttatgaaataaaatatgataagtGTCTTATTGCAACTG GTGCTTCGCCCAAGCAACTTCCTGTCTTTGAATCCATTGAGGATGAACttcaagataaaattataacatttagaACAAAAGAAGATTTTCTTGTCTTGGAAGACAGTGTACATAATCctaagtataaaaatatagtaatagtcGGAGGAGGATTTCTTGGGTCGGAACTCGCTTGCTCATTAGCTCGTAATC TACCTGAAGACAAAACCGtgtatcaaatatataaagagaAGTTTATAATGGATCAAGTATTGCCACAATATTTAAGTGAATGGGCAACAAAGAAAGCAATGTTAGAAGGTGTTCAGTGCATTTCTAGTTCCGAAGTTGTAGATTATTGCTATAAGAATGGAAAATTGTCACTCATTCTTTCTGAAGGCAATACT ATTGATGCTGATCAAGTAATTGTAGCAGTAGGTGTGGAACCAAATACTGATTTAGCAGCGTCGTCGCATTTAGAAACAGATCCTATTATAGGTGGCTTCCTTGTAAATGCAGAGTTAGAAGCAAGAAGCAATCTTTGGGTTGCTGGAGATGCTGCTTGTTTTTATGACATTAAACTTGGTCGAAGGAGAGTAGAACATCATGATCATGCAGTAGTTTCAGGAAGATTAGCAGGTGAAAATATGACTGGTGCAG GAAAACCGTACCTACATCAATCAATGTTTTGGTCTGACTTGGGAACGGAAGTTGGTTATGAAGCCCTTGGCATTGTAGATTCATCACTACCAACTGTAGGCGTCTTTGCTAAATCATCAAATTCGAATAGTTCAACACCAGTGTCTAGTTCAAACGATCCAGAACACTCTTTGCAGAAAAAG ACGTTGAGCTCAACACAAAGCTCAGTAAAATCAGAATTAGTAACACAAAAAGTAGAGAGCAGCGATCAACAAGCGAGTTCAATAGAGGCTGAGACTGATAAATCAGAATGTGATGATTCAAAATTAGTCACAGCGGAGGAAtctaagaaagaaaataattttggaaaaggTGTTATCTTTTATCTAAGGGATGACATTGTGGTTGGAATAGTTCTTTGGAATCTTTTCAATCGAATGTCGATCGCTAGGCAG GTGCTTGCCAGAGGCACAAAATACGACGACTTAAATGAAGTAGCGAAACTGTTCACTATTCACGATAATTGA